The stretch of DNA ATCCCCTGCGCTGCCCTCTTCCCCAGCCCGTATTTCGTTAGTTGGTCTCTCGgattgtgtcctggtttcggctggaataaagttaattttcctcctggcagctggtagagtgctgtggtttggatttaggatgacaATAATGGTGATAACGCACTGATGTCTCAGTCGTTGCTAAGCTGTGCTTATACTAAGTATGCTGCTGACCTACCTGGAAGAAGACTTTCTTGTTGCCCTCCCCGTGCTTTGCCTGATTCAACGCCAGGCGGGCTTTGATTTTGCTAACACCAGCCCCACATATGCAGACAGCCTGGCAAATGTCCTCCCCAGAGCAAAGTGCATCGAGAGGAAGACAGCCGAAACCTTTGGCACGGCCTGGCTGCCTGGAGATGCCACAGCTAGTGACCACTGGAGCGAgctgagagggagggaggagagagaagcccGTGGCACGTCCTTAAAAAGAGCAGCCTTTGGGTGCTCTGCTGATGTGTGCAGCGGCAGGCAGAGCCGGGCCTCTTCCTGCAAAGGGAGTTGCAAACAATCGCACTTCACTGCCCCAAGCCAACATCCCCTGCCTGCACAGGACCCCTCCAGCACGTGGGAGGCATCTTCTGCCCAAATTGACGCAGCCCTGCCCGGGGTATCCTTGGGAGTCTCATGCTGGCACATGAAAGGAGCCTGCATGGCAGACCAAGCAAGTCAGAAATGAGGAAATGAAATGGCAGCGTTGACGGAAACAAAAACACCACCTGTGCCATTAGGTAGGATATTTTGCTTTGGAGGTGAGTCTGTTGGAAAATTACTGCCCGTGTGCAGTGACTGTGGGCCTGGGGCGGTGCAGGAG from Haliaeetus albicilla chromosome 7, bHalAlb1.1, whole genome shotgun sequence encodes:
- the LOC138686230 gene encoding uncharacterized protein, whose protein sequence is MLLTYLEEDFLVALPVLCLIQRQAGFDFANTSPTYADSLANVLPRAKCIERKTAETFGTAWLPGDATASDHWSELRGREEREARGTSLKRAAFGCSADVCSGRQSRASSCKGSCKQSHFTAPSQHPLPAQDPSSTWEASSAQIDAALPGVGYFALEVSLLENYCPCAVTVGLGRCRSSIKVGPSPHSLIHSSRLHLLGNKVHLRTHDMSCYNQCLPCQPCGPTPLANSCNEPCVRQCQDSTVVIQPSPVVVTLPGPILSSFPQNTAVGSSTSAAVGSILSSEGVPISSGGFGLSGFGSRYCGTRCLPC